The Spiroplasma clarkii genome has a window encoding:
- the rlmN gene encoding 23S rRNA (adenine(2503)-C(2))-methyltransferase RlmN, whose protein sequence is MDKTSIFKYTIEDLQNILVENGFKKFAAQQIFDWIYVKLEADFKNMTNLSKELREFLDENYTAAPLKDLLVEESKDGTIKILFMLDDKRTIETVLMPQKYGQSVCVTTQVGCKMACKFCASGLIKTERNLETDEIVRQIFTMNVLLKKKFQDNPDSPQARVSHIVVMGIGEPMDNFDNVMKFINIVNDNKGFGIGARHITVSTCGVVPRIIQFADLKNQINLAISLHAPNDEVRNLLMPINKAFNIKKLMDAVRYYIGTTNRRITFEYILIEDINDLPEHAEQLAKLIRGINGYVNLIPYNEVEENPFKKSTKIDKFFNILKRAGINAIVRKEFGADIDAACGQLRAKREGAIKNEI, encoded by the coding sequence ATGGACAAAACAAGCATTTTTAAATATACAATTGAAGATTTACAAAATATTTTAGTAGAAAATGGCTTTAAAAAATTTGCAGCACAGCAAATTTTTGATTGAATCTATGTTAAGTTAGAAGCAGATTTTAAAAATATGACTAACTTAAGCAAAGAACTAAGAGAATTTTTAGATGAAAACTATACTGCAGCACCTCTAAAAGATTTACTAGTAGAAGAGTCGAAAGATGGTACCATCAAAATTCTTTTTATGTTAGATGACAAAAGAACCATTGAAACAGTCTTGATGCCTCAAAAATATGGTCAATCAGTTTGTGTAACAACACAAGTTGGTTGTAAAATGGCATGTAAATTCTGTGCCTCAGGTCTAATCAAAACTGAACGTAACTTAGAAACAGATGAAATAGTTCGTCAAATCTTCACTATGAATGTTTTGTTAAAAAAGAAATTTCAAGATAACCCAGATAGTCCACAAGCCAGAGTTAGTCATATTGTGGTAATGGGTATTGGTGAACCTATGGATAACTTTGATAATGTGATGAAGTTTATTAACATTGTTAATGATAATAAAGGTTTTGGGATTGGTGCTCGTCATATCACAGTTTCAACTTGTGGAGTAGTGCCAAGAATAATCCAATTTGCAGACTTAAAAAACCAAATCAATTTAGCAATTTCTTTGCATGCACCCAATGATGAGGTGCGAAACTTGTTAATGCCAATTAACAAAGCCTTTAACATTAAAAAATTAATGGATGCAGTCCGTTATTACATTGGTACTACCAATCGTCGGATTACTTTTGAGTATATTTTAATTGAAGATATCAATGATCTTCCTGAACATGCAGAACAATTAGCAAAATTAATTCGGGGAATTAATGGTTATGTTAACTTAATTCCTTATAATGAAGTTGAAGAAAACCCTTTTAAAAAATCAACCAAAATAGACAAATTCTTTAATATTTTAAAAAGAGCTGGCATAAATGCTATTGTTCGTAAAGAATTTGGAGCAGACATTGATGCTGCTTGTGGCCAGTTAAGAGCTAAAAGAGAAGGTGCAATTAAAAATGAAATTTAA
- a CDS encoding PP2C family protein-serine/threonine phosphatase: MKFKHAIHTDTGNYRKSNQDYLDFCLNKQGDAFGIVCDGMGGHAHGEVASKIAVTKFIELFKKQDFTGLSQREVNKWLRASAKKIHNFMKEYANSYTKTLDMGTTLTAILLVNNEAFVINIGDSRTYKLVNSKLFQVTTDQNLWNSTPEAERQDIQASGVYGERANDVTFWKVLTSALGPKKTLKIDTYYIDKPYGTYILTTDGVHDYIDNDITAATLTNQNTTLKEKCKIIVEDAKENMSTDNLSILIIEVKQ, encoded by the coding sequence ATGAAATTTAAACATGCAATCCACACAGATACAGGTAATTACCGAAAATCAAATCAAGATTATTTAGACTTTTGTCTAAATAAACAAGGTGATGCTTTTGGAATAGTTTGTGATGGAATGGGAGGACATGCCCATGGTGAAGTTGCAAGTAAAATTGCTGTTACAAAATTTATTGAGTTATTTAAAAAACAAGATTTTACAGGCCTAAGTCAAAGAGAAGTTAACAAGTGATTAAGAGCAAGTGCAAAAAAAATTCACAACTTTATGAAAGAATATGCCAATAGTTACACTAAAACCTTAGATATGGGTACCACTTTAACTGCAATTTTACTAGTAAACAATGAAGCATTTGTAATTAATATTGGTGATTCAAGAACCTATAAATTGGTTAATAGTAAACTTTTTCAAGTAACAACTGACCAAAACTTGTGAAATTCAACCCCTGAAGCAGAACGTCAAGATATTCAAGCATCAGGAGTTTATGGAGAACGTGCCAATGATGTCACTTTTTGAAAAGTTTTAACTAGTGCATTAGGACCAAAAAAAACTTTAAAAATTGACACATATTACATTGATAAACCTTATGGAACTTACATTTTAACCACAGATGGAGTTCATGATTACATTGACAATGACATTACAGCAGCCACTTTAACTAACCAAAATACTACTTTAAAAGAAAAATGTAAAATCATTGTGGAAGATGCCAAAGAAAACATGTCAACTGATAATTTATCAATTTTAATTATTGAAGTAAAGCAATAG
- a CDS encoding serine/threonine protein kinase, protein MKNYTVGSLVNDRYELKEVSGSGGMASVFKAYDIITKTYVAVKVINEQTLVNPNGLERFEIEKESIANLIESKYVVKLHDVIQKDGAFLLILEYVDGGDFKKFLAAFAPLTTTEIKYYFGDLCKALDLVHRKKIVHRDIKPENVLLTLDKQVKLTDFGISLMDGYKKEEEKTIGTPKYIAPEVIDSQKATPRTDIYSLGIMMYEAATGMAPFRSRSAQKISLEHLYQRPIAPRELNPAIPQALENVILKMIEKDPDSRFQSMQEVLSSLKEVTDQVNIKPYVYKGRFRSLKGGNDSQKAVVAENLNSRRSGVIKKTTITTSIIIGLLLLFAFVGLLLWMI, encoded by the coding sequence ATGAAAAATTATACTGTTGGATCATTGGTAAATGATAGGTATGAGTTAAAAGAAGTCTCAGGCTCTGGAGGAATGGCTTCAGTTTTTAAAGCTTATGACATTATTACCAAAACCTATGTTGCTGTTAAAGTTATTAATGAACAAACTTTAGTTAATCCTAATGGTTTGGAAAGATTTGAAATTGAAAAAGAATCAATTGCCAACCTAATTGAATCAAAATATGTAGTTAAGTTGCATGATGTGATTCAAAAAGATGGAGCTTTTTTACTAATTTTAGAATATGTTGATGGAGGAGACTTTAAAAAGTTTTTAGCAGCTTTTGCTCCATTAACTACAACTGAAATTAAGTATTATTTTGGTGATTTGTGTAAAGCCTTAGATTTAGTTCATAGAAAAAAAATAGTTCACCGAGACATTAAACCAGAAAATGTCCTACTTACTTTAGATAAACAAGTAAAATTGACTGACTTTGGGATTTCTTTAATGGATGGTTATAAAAAAGAAGAAGAAAAAACTATTGGAACCCCAAAATACATTGCCCCAGAAGTCATTGATAGTCAAAAAGCAACACCAAGAACAGATATTTACTCATTAGGAATTATGATGTATGAAGCTGCCACTGGAATGGCTCCATTCCGCAGTCGTAGTGCTCAAAAAATATCTTTAGAACACTTATACCAACGTCCAATAGCTCCCAGAGAACTAAATCCTGCAATTCCCCAGGCTTTAGAAAATGTTATTTTAAAAATGATTGAAAAAGATCCAGATAGTCGTTTTCAATCAATGCAAGAAGTTTTAAGTAGTTTAAAAGAAGTTACTGACCAAGTTAATATTAAACCCTATGTTTACAAGGGTCGTTTCCGCAGTTTAAAAGGCGGTAACGATAGTCAAAAAGCAGTTGTTGCTGAAAATTTAAATTCTCGAAGAAGTGGTGTGATTAAAAAAACCACAATCACCACAAGCATTATTATTGGTTTGCTTCTTCTCTTTGCCTTTGTTGGCCTGTTATTGTGGATGATTTAA
- the rsgA gene encoding ribosome small subunit-dependent GTPase A, producing MDDLKMPTGIILKILSEFAYVFYEEKIYECKAIGKLRHTKQTPITGDNVEFNILDENNFKGQVLQLLPRKNELYRPRIANIDQVVIITAVREPVLNTFTLNKYLAFIEYLNIKPVLAFTKVDLLKENDATYALLSEYKNLGYETYLINNMIETDAEWNAFLQSLLDKVSVFTGQTGAGKSTTLNHIIPDLFEPTQEISKALNRGKHTTTKNELFHYFGGLIGDTPGFSSFEFKDFDKYQLAHSFKMFEEHLNACKFNDCLHLPETPGCKILQLVHNHQIPNFIYDDYVKMQREMSEKEYRRKK from the coding sequence GTGGATGATTTAAAAATGCCAACAGGAATTATTTTAAAAATTTTAAGTGAATTTGCCTATGTATTTTATGAAGAAAAAATATATGAGTGTAAAGCAATAGGAAAATTAAGGCACACAAAACAAACACCAATAACTGGGGATAATGTTGAATTTAACATTCTTGATGAAAACAATTTCAAAGGACAAGTTTTACAACTTTTGCCTAGAAAAAATGAATTATACAGACCAAGAATTGCAAATATTGACCAAGTTGTCATCATTACTGCTGTTCGAGAACCAGTTTTAAACACTTTTACCTTAAATAAGTATTTAGCTTTTATTGAGTATTTGAACATTAAACCAGTTCTAGCCTTTACTAAGGTTGATTTATTGAAAGAAAACGATGCAACTTATGCTTTGTTGAGTGAATATAAAAATTTAGGTTATGAAACTTACTTGATAAATAATATGATTGAAACTGATGCTGAATGAAATGCATTTTTACAATCTCTATTAGATAAAGTTTCAGTTTTTACTGGACAAACAGGTGCTGGTAAATCAACAACCTTAAATCACATTATTCCTGATTTGTTTGAACCAACACAAGAAATTTCAAAAGCCCTTAATCGAGGTAAACATACAACAACAAAAAATGAACTTTTTCATTATTTTGGGGGTTTAATTGGTGATACTCCAGGTTTTTCTTCATTTGAGTTTAAAGACTTTGATAAATATCAATTAGCACATAGTTTTAAAATGTTTGAAGAACATTTAAATGCTTGTAAATTTAATGATTGCTTACATTTACCTGAAACTCCTGGTTGTAAGATTTTGCAATTAGTTCACAATCACCAGATCCCAAATTTCATTTATGATGATTATGTCAAAATGCAAAGAGAAATGTCGGAAAAAGAATATAGGAGAAAAAAATAA
- a CDS encoding ribulose-phosphate 3-epimerase, translating into MKKYLVAPSILTADFLNLKKELDLLQAAGIKYIHYDVMDYHFVPNLSFGPKVLSDITNNYDFKIDIHLMVTLDKYTLSDYLTPFLQKNVSQITFHYEALVAEQIQEFIKLCKTNDLKCSLAISPDTKVSELTPYLADLDNVLVMTVYPGYGGQTYLPEAGKKIAELQKLKATNNYHYLVEVDGGINDATYKIVQEHGVDMIVAGSYLVGQDLMTLKERVAKLEN; encoded by the coding sequence ATGAAAAAATATCTAGTTGCCCCCAGTATTTTAACTGCAGATTTTTTAAATTTAAAAAAAGAATTAGATTTATTACAAGCTGCTGGTATTAAGTACATCCATTATGATGTCATGGACTACCACTTTGTTCCAAATCTTAGTTTTGGACCAAAAGTACTTAGTGATATTACCAACAATTATGATTTTAAAATTGATATTCATTTGATGGTGACTCTTGACAAGTACACTCTTTCAGATTATCTAACACCATTTTTACAAAAAAATGTAAGTCAAATTACTTTTCACTATGAGGCACTTGTAGCAGAACAAATTCAAGAATTTATCAAACTTTGCAAAACAAATGACTTAAAATGTTCTTTGGCAATCTCCCCAGATACTAAGGTAAGTGAACTAACACCATACCTAGCAGATCTTGATAATGTATTAGTAATGACAGTTTACCCAGGTTATGGAGGTCAAACCTATTTACCTGAAGCAGGTAAAAAAATTGCTGAACTGCAAAAATTAAAAGCTACAAATAACTATCATTATTTAGTAGAGGTTGATGGAGGTATCAATGATGCAACTTATAAAATTGTTCAAGAGCATGGAGTTGACATGATAGTTGCTGGTAGTTATTTGGTTGGTCAAGATCTAATGACACTAAAAGAAAGGGTGGCTAAACTTGAAAACTAA
- a CDS encoding thiamine diphosphokinase: MKTKFLIVTCETQLDFSYYQKDFFIIGVERGCLDLIGKNIKMDLAVSDFDQVLASELTQIQEQAKSFEKLDCQKDNLDGTYAIKKAYELGATEIVFVAKPTNRVDMNLTILEYCYKYHVKFLNDNTVAYCLGKGTSTLSFAQYQGYTYITFFPVHETLLTISGLKYNIEDLHLLPNSTRAFSNEFIPNTAGKITTTKPVLVIFNK; encoded by the coding sequence TTGAAAACTAAGTTTTTAATAGTTACTTGTGAAACTCAACTTGATTTTTCATACTATCAAAAAGATTTTTTTATAATTGGTGTTGAGAGAGGTTGTTTGGATTTAATTGGTAAGAACATCAAAATGGATTTAGCTGTCTCTGATTTCGATCAAGTGCTTGCTAGTGAACTAACCCAAATTCAAGAGCAAGCAAAATCATTTGAGAAGTTAGATTGTCAAAAAGATAATCTTGATGGAACTTATGCCATTAAAAAAGCTTATGAACTTGGAGCAACTGAGATTGTTTTTGTAGCTAAACCAACAAATCGAGTTGACATGAACCTAACAATTTTAGAATATTGTTACAAGTATCATGTTAAATTTTTAAATGATAATACAGTAGCTTATTGTTTAGGTAAAGGTACTTCAACTTTAAGTTTTGCACAATATCAAGGTTATACTTACATAACCTTCTTCCCAGTTCATGAAACTTTATTAACAATTTCTGGATTAAAATACAATATTGAAGACTTGCATTTGTTGCCAAATAGTACAAGAGCATTTTCAAATGAATTTATTCCAAATACTGCTGGGAAAATAACAACTACAAAACCAGTGCTAGTGATTTTTAACAAATAA
- a CDS encoding Asp23/Gls24 family envelope stress response protein has protein sequence MDTITYNAINNAVTTVPGVKSLANYESQDIWDLETKDIAKAVEIVSSGSIHRVKVHVILMNGFNIRDVVNEVQIRVKYELEKLKQFTMSYSVDVVVDDLQMI, from the coding sequence ATGGATACAATTACTTACAATGCAATCAACAATGCAGTAACTACTGTTCCGGGTGTAAAGTCACTAGCGAACTATGAATCTCAAGATATTTGAGATTTGGAAACAAAAGATATTGCTAAGGCAGTTGAAATTGTTTCTTCAGGTTCAATTCACCGAGTAAAAGTGCATGTGATATTAATGAATGGTTTTAACATTAGAGACGTTGTTAATGAAGTTCAAATACGTGTAAAATACGAATTAGAGAAATTAAAACAATTTACAATGTCTTATAGTGTGGATGTTGTAGTTGATGACCTACAAATGATTTAA
- a CDS encoding DAK2 domain-containing protein yields MKEIQTLKGMINSGVNNIYNNHPKIDKLNVFPVPDGDTGTNMNLTCSNGFKEIESEKFDSIGSLMSKFARGLIMGARGNSGVIFSQIIKGFANGMKEKTDLNLETWKSAFDEATKVSYSTVMKPVEGTILTVIRETSEFVNTITDESIDPRQFWDQVTKAANVSLENTPNLLPALKEVGVVDSGGYGLVKFFEGMQHYAHKGKPIERLKKIEENTGGNLDLEIEDEFGYCTEAIVMLDEKFIGELKVESVRNTFEQYGNTSIVAVLDTDILKIHTHALLPGQILTYLQQFGEFKTVKVENMTLQAEVQVKHKNGEVISEARKTEQKQRKLVNPIGTIAVVRSKGMKKYFKDELNIDFVIDGGEKMNPSTNDFLEAIQTIDAKVVYIFPNDSNVLLAAKQAKELEKKSKVVVLNTKTIPEGITGYLSLDPEESPKKNETNITRALKTVTSVSINKAARDATIDEVSIKKDQYMMMANKKVTIAADSLKDIFNKSLVKFITSKTEILTIFTGNDATPEDVSELRKLLDEKFDVEYEMIDGGQEVYTFIIGIE; encoded by the coding sequence ATGAAAGAGATACAAACACTAAAAGGTATGATTAATAGTGGTGTAAATAATATTTACAATAATCACCCAAAAATTGACAAGTTAAATGTTTTCCCAGTTCCTGATGGAGATACTGGAACAAATATGAATTTAACATGTTCAAATGGTTTTAAAGAAATTGAATCAGAAAAGTTTGATTCAATTGGCTCATTAATGTCTAAGTTTGCAAGAGGTCTAATTATGGGAGCTCGCGGAAACTCAGGAGTGATTTTTTCACAAATTATTAAGGGTTTTGCCAATGGAATGAAAGAAAAAACAGATTTGAATTTAGAAACATGGAAATCTGCTTTTGATGAAGCTACAAAAGTTTCATATTCTACAGTTATGAAACCAGTTGAAGGAACAATTTTAACAGTTATTCGAGAAACTAGTGAATTTGTGAACACAATTACAGATGAAAGCATCGATCCTCGTCAATTTTGAGATCAAGTAACTAAAGCTGCAAATGTTTCTTTAGAAAATACACCTAATTTACTTCCTGCCTTAAAAGAAGTTGGAGTTGTTGACAGTGGTGGCTATGGTTTAGTTAAATTCTTTGAAGGAATGCAACATTATGCACATAAAGGTAAACCAATTGAAAGATTAAAGAAAATTGAAGAAAATACTGGTGGTAACTTAGACCTTGAAATTGAAGATGAATTTGGCTATTGTACTGAAGCAATTGTGATGTTGGATGAAAAGTTCATTGGAGAGTTGAAAGTTGAAAGTGTTCGAAACACTTTTGAACAATATGGAAACACTTCAATTGTTGCAGTTTTAGATACAGATATTTTAAAAATCCACACTCATGCTTTATTACCAGGACAAATTTTAACTTACTTACAACAGTTTGGTGAGTTTAAAACAGTTAAAGTTGAAAATATGACTTTACAAGCTGAGGTACAAGTTAAACACAAAAATGGTGAGGTAATTAGTGAAGCTAGGAAAACAGAACAAAAACAACGAAAACTAGTTAACCCCATTGGAACAATTGCAGTTGTTCGCTCAAAAGGAATGAAAAAATACTTTAAAGATGAGTTAAATATTGATTTTGTAATTGATGGGGGAGAAAAAATGAACCCCTCAACTAATGACTTTTTAGAGGCAATTCAAACAATTGATGCTAAGGTAGTTTATATTTTCCCAAATGATAGTAATGTTTTATTAGCTGCTAAACAAGCAAAAGAATTAGAAAAAAAATCAAAAGTGGTAGTGTTAAATACTAAAACTATTCCTGAAGGAATTACTGGTTATTTGAGTCTAGATCCTGAAGAATCACCAAAGAAAAATGAAACAAATATCACCAGAGCATTAAAAACAGTAACCTCAGTTTCAATTAACAAAGCAGCACGCGATGCTACAATTGATGAGGTTAGCATTAAAAAAGACCAATATATGATGATGGCAAATAAAAAAGTTACAATTGCTGCTGATTCATTAAAAGACATTTTTAATAAGTCTTTGGTTAAATTTATCACTTCAAAAACTGAAATCTTAACAATTTTCACAGGAAATGATGCAACTCCTGAAGATGTTAGTGAATTGAGAAAATTATTAGATGAAAAATTTGATGTTGAATATGAAATGATTGATGGAGGCCAAGAGGTCTACACATTTATCATAGGAATTGAATAG
- the rpmB gene encoding 50S ribosomal protein L28, giving the protein MARKDDLTGKGPLSGNSRSHALNSTKRKWNLNLQKVQVMDENGKVMTMKVSARTLRTLKKNNAIVK; this is encoded by the coding sequence ATGGCTAGAAAAGACGATTTAACTGGAAAAGGACCATTATCTGGGAATTCAAGATCACATGCTTTGAATTCAACAAAAAGAAAATGAAACCTTAACCTTCAAAAAGTTCAAGTTATGGATGAAAATGGTAAAGTTATGACCATGAAAGTATCTGCAAGGACATTAAGAACTTTGAAAAAAAACAATGCAATTGTTAAATAA